In Vibrio atlanticus, the following proteins share a genomic window:
- the tyrR gene encoding transcriptional regulator TyrR: MRLEVLCEDRLGLTRELLDILASKSIDLRGIEIDVKGIIYLNCPDINFDAFSELMAEIRRISGVKDVRKIQFMPSERHNTELIALLANLPDPVIAIDLKGSVDMANHAALNLFNKQEEEVIGEPLATFVPSFNFARWIEGDVTRHREVVVLDGLDFSIEILPIYLGGDVNEAVLASAVMTIRSCNQEMNAPDAIPEQNNLGFEHFVGVSNRHKALISQAKKLAMLDQPLLIEGDTGTGKEMLAKSCHNRSNRSSFPFLILSCASMPDDVAETELFGHAPGSFNHEQGHKGIFEQANGGTVFLDEIGEMSPHLQIKLLRFLQDGSFRRVGEEEEMHADVRIIASTRHRLSELADSGSFREDLFYRLNVLTLSIPALRERSNDVAPLLELFVAKYAQQLGMLKPKLTQELVDQLGNYQWPGNIRQLDNMVLRALTELDSDTLTVEQFHLPQLDTMTAGMANLSLDGSLDEIMKDYESQILEKLYQSFPSSRKLAKRLNVSHTSIANKLRDYGIRKS, from the coding sequence GTGCGTCTTGAAGTATTGTGTGAAGACAGACTCGGCTTAACGCGTGAGTTGCTCGATATCTTGGCCTCAAAAAGCATTGATTTACGAGGAATCGAAATTGATGTTAAAGGTATTATTTACCTAAATTGCCCGGATATTAATTTTGATGCTTTTAGTGAACTTATGGCTGAAATTCGCCGAATTTCAGGTGTGAAGGATGTACGTAAAATCCAGTTTATGCCAAGCGAAAGGCATAACACAGAACTGATTGCCCTGCTGGCAAACCTACCTGATCCTGTGATTGCGATTGACCTTAAAGGCTCAGTCGACATGGCAAACCACGCTGCATTGAACCTCTTCAACAAACAAGAAGAAGAAGTGATCGGTGAGCCACTAGCGACGTTCGTTCCTAGCTTTAACTTCGCTCGTTGGATTGAAGGCGATGTAACGCGTCATCGTGAAGTCGTGGTACTAGATGGCCTAGATTTCTCTATTGAAATTCTGCCTATTTATCTAGGTGGTGATGTCAACGAAGCGGTACTGGCGAGTGCAGTAATGACGATTCGTTCTTGTAACCAAGAAATGAACGCGCCAGACGCCATCCCTGAACAGAATAACCTAGGTTTTGAACACTTTGTTGGTGTCTCTAATCGCCATAAAGCCTTGATCAGTCAAGCTAAGAAGCTGGCTATGCTAGATCAACCTCTGCTTATTGAAGGGGATACAGGTACGGGTAAAGAGATGCTGGCGAAATCGTGTCATAACCGTTCAAATCGATCTTCTTTTCCATTTTTGATTCTAAGTTGTGCATCAATGCCTGATGACGTAGCAGAAACGGAATTGTTTGGACATGCACCGGGCTCATTCAACCATGAACAAGGTCATAAAGGCATCTTCGAACAAGCGAATGGCGGTACGGTATTTTTAGATGAAATCGGCGAAATGAGCCCGCATCTACAAATCAAACTGCTGCGTTTCCTACAAGATGGTTCATTCCGTCGTGTTGGTGAAGAAGAAGAGATGCACGCGGATGTTCGTATTATCGCATCAACGCGCCATCGCCTTTCTGAATTAGCCGACTCGGGCTCGTTTCGTGAAGATCTGTTCTACCGCTTGAACGTACTGACTTTATCGATTCCTGCTTTGCGTGAACGTTCAAACGATGTTGCGCCATTACTGGAGCTATTCGTTGCAAAGTACGCACAGCAGTTAGGGATGTTGAAACCAAAGTTGACTCAAGAACTAGTCGACCAATTAGGTAACTACCAATGGCCAGGCAATATTCGTCAGTTAGACAACATGGTTCTACGTGCACTAACAGAGTTGGATTCAGATACGTTAACGGTTGAGCAATTCCACCTGCCACAGCTTGACACTATGACTGCTGGAATGGCGAATTTAAGCTTAGACGGCTCGCTAGACGAGATCATGAAAGACTATGAATCTCAGATTTTAGAGAAGCTTTATCAGTCATTCCCATCAAGCCGTAAGCTTGCTAAACGTTTGAATGTATCTCACACCTCAATTGCGAATAAGCTTCGTGATTACGGTATCAGAAAGAGCTGA
- a CDS encoding fumarate hydratase, with amino-acid sequence MTVIRKQDVISSVADALQYISYYHPLDFVQALEKAYEKEESQAAKDAIAQILINSRMSAEGHRPICQDTGIVTCFVNIGMDVRWETDQTVQQMVDEGVRQAYNNPDNPLRASVLMDPAGKRINTKDNTPAVVHINMVPGNKVEIQIAAKGGGSENKTKMVMLNPSDDIAEWVEKTLPTMGAGWCPPGMLGIGIGGTAEKAAVLAKESLMEHIDIQELIDKGPENAEEELRLDIFNRVNKLGIGAQGLGGLTTVVDVKIKTAPTHAASKPVCLIPNCAATRHVHFTLDGSGPAELTPPKLEEWPDITWEAGANTRRVNLDEITKEDVQEWKTGETVLLSGKILTGRDAAHKRIQGMLESGEGLPEGVDLKGKFIYYVGPVDAVGDEAVGPAGPTTSTRMDKFTDMMLEETGIMGMIGKAERGPATVESIKQHKSVYLMAVGGAAYLVAKAIKKARVVAFEDLGMEAIYEFEVEDMPVTVAVDSNGVNAHQIGPDTWKVKIAEAEKA; translated from the coding sequence ATGACGGTTATTCGTAAGCAAGATGTGATCAGCAGTGTCGCTGACGCACTTCAGTACATTTCTTATTATCACCCTTTAGACTTTGTCCAAGCCCTAGAAAAAGCGTACGAGAAAGAAGAGAGCCAAGCAGCAAAAGATGCAATCGCTCAGATTCTTATCAACTCGCGTATGTCTGCGGAAGGCCATCGTCCAATTTGTCAGGATACGGGTATTGTTACTTGTTTCGTGAACATCGGTATGGATGTTAGGTGGGAAACGGATCAAACAGTACAACAGATGGTTGATGAAGGCGTTCGTCAAGCTTACAACAACCCAGATAACCCATTGCGTGCATCTGTCCTAATGGACCCTGCAGGTAAGCGTATTAATACCAAAGACAACACACCAGCGGTTGTTCACATTAATATGGTTCCAGGCAACAAAGTTGAAATTCAAATCGCAGCAAAAGGCGGCGGTTCTGAGAACAAAACCAAGATGGTTATGCTGAACCCTTCTGATGATATTGCTGAGTGGGTAGAGAAGACGCTACCAACAATGGGTGCGGGCTGGTGTCCACCGGGCATGCTAGGCATAGGTATTGGCGGCACGGCAGAGAAAGCCGCGGTACTCGCTAAAGAATCTCTGATGGAACACATCGATATTCAAGAGTTGATCGACAAAGGCCCAGAGAACGCAGAAGAAGAGCTTCGTTTAGATATCTTCAACCGTGTAAACAAACTAGGCATTGGCGCACAAGGTCTTGGCGGTCTAACGACTGTGGTTGACGTGAAAATCAAAACAGCACCAACGCACGCAGCCTCTAAGCCTGTTTGCTTGATCCCGAACTGTGCAGCGACACGTCACGTACATTTCACATTAGACGGCAGCGGCCCAGCAGAGCTAACACCACCTAAGTTAGAAGAGTGGCCAGATATTACTTGGGAAGCAGGCGCGAATACACGCCGTGTTAACCTTGATGAAATTACTAAAGAAGATGTTCAAGAGTGGAAGACCGGCGAAACGGTTCTTCTATCAGGCAAGATCTTAACGGGTCGTGATGCAGCGCATAAGCGTATTCAAGGCATGCTTGAAAGTGGTGAAGGTTTACCAGAAGGCGTCGACCTGAAAGGTAAGTTCATTTACTACGTTGGCCCTGTTGATGCTGTGGGTGATGAAGCGGTAGGTCCTGCTGGCCCGACAACGTCTACTCGTATGGATAAGTTCACCGACATGATGCTAGAAGAAACTGGCATTATGGGCATGATTGGTAAAGCAGAACGTGGCCCTGCGACCGTTGAATCAATCAAACAACATAAGTCAGTTTACCTGATGGCGGTTGGCGGCGCCGCTTATCTTGTTGCAAAAGCAATTAAGAAAGCACGTGTGGTTGCGTTTGAAGATCTCGGTATGGAAGCGATCTACGAGTTTGAAGTTGAAGATATGCCGGTAACGGTTGCGGTTGACTCTAATGGCGTGAACGCGCACCAGATCGGCCCTGACACGTGGAAAGTGAAGATTGCTGAAGCTGAGAAAGCGTAA
- a CDS encoding YcjX family protein, producing the protein MKHLTQEMSDFISRGTDSHIRVAVTGLSRAGKTAFITSLVNQLLHTSTHKNLPLLASARDGRIIGAKRIPQQNMMIPRFSYDEAMESLNAQPPEWPVPTRDVSEIRLAIKYKPAKGAKKLLSKNSTLYLDIVDYPGEWLLDLPLLDMDFDTWSQSQFAALKGDRETYSQQWNTIRGDIDLLAEAEEKKLVAIADSYTQYLHTCKDNGLHWVQPGRFVLPGELEGAPVLQFFPCAAPEGKFSKTSNYAVLKARYEEYQQKVVKAFYKNHFATFDRQIVLVDCLQPLNAGYDSFMDMRGALEQLLKSFKYGRSNMLRRLFAPKIDKILFAATKADHVTPDQHPNLVSLLQQMVHPAWQQAAFEHIDMSCMSIASIQATSAGYISSGSDNVPALQGVTLDNVPQTMYPGEVPRKLPNKQYWETNQFDFTSFRPMEQHSDEPCQHLRIDKVLEYLIGDKLK; encoded by the coding sequence ATGAAACACCTAACTCAAGAAATGAGTGACTTTATAAGCAGAGGAACGGATTCTCACATTCGAGTAGCGGTCACGGGGCTTTCTCGTGCGGGTAAGACAGCATTCATTACTTCGCTGGTTAATCAGCTTCTTCATACGTCTACCCACAAAAATCTGCCTCTACTTGCATCGGCGAGAGATGGCAGAATTATTGGCGCAAAGCGCATCCCGCAACAAAACATGATGATCCCACGTTTCTCTTATGATGAAGCGATGGAGTCGTTGAATGCACAACCACCAGAATGGCCAGTGCCAACGCGAGATGTTAGTGAGATTCGTCTAGCAATTAAATATAAGCCAGCTAAAGGCGCAAAGAAGCTGCTGAGCAAAAACAGCACCCTTTATCTCGATATTGTTGATTATCCGGGCGAATGGCTGCTTGATTTACCTTTGTTGGACATGGATTTTGATACTTGGAGTCAATCTCAATTTGCCGCGTTGAAAGGCGATAGAGAAACCTATTCGCAACAGTGGAACACAATACGTGGCGACATTGACTTGCTAGCCGAAGCAGAAGAAAAGAAACTGGTCGCGATTGCCGATAGCTATACTCAGTACCTTCATACTTGTAAGGATAACGGATTGCACTGGGTACAACCGGGTCGATTCGTATTGCCGGGTGAGCTTGAAGGCGCGCCTGTGCTGCAATTTTTTCCGTGCGCTGCTCCCGAGGGTAAGTTCTCAAAAACCAGCAACTATGCGGTTTTAAAAGCGCGTTATGAAGAGTATCAACAGAAGGTCGTCAAAGCGTTCTACAAGAATCACTTTGCCACGTTCGACAGACAAATCGTGTTGGTGGATTGCTTACAACCACTTAACGCAGGCTATGACTCTTTCATGGACATGCGTGGTGCGTTAGAACAGTTATTGAAGAGCTTTAAGTACGGGCGAAGCAATATGCTAAGACGCTTGTTTGCGCCGAAGATTGACAAGATCTTGTTTGCTGCCACTAAGGCTGACCATGTGACACCGGATCAACATCCGAACTTGGTATCGCTGTTACAGCAGATGGTACACCCTGCTTGGCAACAGGCGGCGTTTGAACACATCGACATGAGTTGCATGAGCATTGCGTCTATTCAAGCGACCAGCGCGGGTTATATCTCGTCAGGCTCAGACAATGTTCCGGCGTTGCAAGGTGTGACTTTAGATAATGTCCCTCAAACCATGTATCCGGGAGAGGTGCCGCGTAAACTGCCAAACAAACAGTATTGGGAAACCAACCAGTTTGATTTTACGAGCTTTAGGCCGATGGAGCAGCACTCTGACGAGCCTTGTCAGCATCTAAGAATCGACAAGGTTTTAGAGTATCTCATTGGCGACAAGTTGAAGTAA
- a CDS encoding DUF2947 domain-containing protein, with amino-acid sequence MSYTTLEEYQRKWIFTHQSMPLPAEDLEKIKPMTQARASQFWKENVSPQSPDAERLSSQDWPSKASNWNEEISWMANWEADEPEMPEEILNFIDWQDDVTVYFCYEKYNVLETKWSVFKKHWKNFLFYDDGPILLGRRRSEALWFATNGTVKIGNRA; translated from the coding sequence ATGTCATATACAACTTTGGAAGAATACCAAAGAAAATGGATTTTCACTCACCAGTCAATGCCACTACCCGCTGAAGATTTGGAAAAGATAAAACCAATGACACAGGCAAGGGCATCTCAGTTTTGGAAAGAAAACGTGAGCCCTCAAAGCCCGGATGCAGAAAGACTAAGTTCGCAAGATTGGCCGAGCAAGGCATCTAACTGGAACGAAGAGATCAGCTGGATGGCAAATTGGGAAGCCGATGAGCCTGAAATGCCAGAAGAAATCCTTAACTTCATTGATTGGCAAGATGACGTAACTGTTTATTTTTGCTACGAAAAATACAATGTTCTTGAAACCAAATGGTCGGTTTTCAAGAAGCATTGGAAAAACTTTTTGTTCTACGATGATGGCCCGATCTTACTAGGTCGCCGTCGTTCAGAAGCACTTTGGTTTGCTACAAATGGTACGGTTAAAATTGGTAACCGTGCTTAA
- a CDS encoding YcjF family protein — protein sequence MSELKTKQVFDEPLKTSFDEPDKNEVTPDLGAQKLFTEQEKFVPVAPQVETDLDGDAEQQLEQVIRPSKKKKWFGTGLLVAFSGLVGWQAIDSVITAIQTADWLALGWAGFIAAIASLGLGAIGKELWRLRSLKDHFSVQEQSEELLQSQSVGKGKAFCENIAKQGGIIAESPAYDKWRNSINPAHSDAEVLDMYDALVVAQQDKVATQIVTKFSTESAALVAVSPLAAADMLLVAWRNFTMIDKLADVYGIELGYWSRIKLFKLVLINMAAAGASELAIDASMDLVSMDLAGKVSARAGQGLGVGILTARLGLKAMTLLRPMPWHNERKVKLSDLRKAVLYEIKRITLK from the coding sequence ATGAGTGAATTAAAAACGAAACAGGTCTTTGATGAACCGTTGAAGACCTCGTTCGATGAGCCGGATAAGAATGAAGTTACCCCAGATTTGGGTGCTCAAAAGCTATTCACGGAACAAGAGAAGTTTGTGCCCGTTGCACCACAAGTGGAAACCGACCTTGATGGTGACGCAGAGCAGCAACTGGAACAAGTGATTCGACCGAGTAAAAAGAAGAAGTGGTTTGGAACGGGCTTACTTGTCGCTTTCTCTGGCCTAGTCGGATGGCAGGCGATTGACTCTGTCATTACTGCTATTCAAACCGCTGACTGGCTAGCTTTAGGTTGGGCAGGTTTCATCGCTGCCATTGCTTCATTAGGTTTAGGCGCAATAGGCAAAGAGTTGTGGAGGCTGCGTTCGCTGAAAGATCATTTCAGTGTACAAGAGCAGAGTGAAGAGCTGTTACAAAGCCAGAGTGTTGGTAAAGGTAAAGCATTCTGTGAAAACATTGCCAAGCAGGGCGGTATTATCGCTGAATCACCCGCTTATGATAAGTGGCGAAACAGCATTAATCCTGCGCACAGCGATGCTGAAGTGTTGGATATGTACGATGCGTTGGTTGTTGCTCAGCAAGATAAAGTGGCGACTCAAATCGTCACTAAGTTCTCGACCGAATCGGCGGCCTTGGTTGCAGTGAGTCCATTGGCTGCTGCTGATATGTTGCTGGTGGCATGGCGTAATTTCACCATGATAGACAAGCTTGCCGACGTCTATGGTATTGAGCTTGGCTATTGGTCTCGCATTAAGTTGTTCAAGTTGGTGTTAATCAACATGGCCGCTGCAGGAGCCAGTGAACTCGCGATTGATGCGAGTATGGACTTAGTCTCGATGGATCTTGCGGGTAAAGTCTCAGCTCGTGCAGGGCAGGGGCTCGGTGTCGGCATCCTCACTGCGAGACTGGGCTTAAAAGCCATGACATTGCTGCGTCCTATGCCTTGGCATAATGAGCGAAAAGTAAAACTATCCGACCTTCGCAAAGCCGTCCTTTATGAAATAAAGCGCATTACCTTAAAGTAA
- the rimJ gene encoding ribosomal protein S5-alanine N-acetyltransferase, which translates to MEDSSTQQRIDKRDGNLILRTAEIYDASMISEYFQVNREYLKPWEPTREGAFFDRADWAQRLIKLNELHKLGLGYYCLLINADSNEMLGTISFSNLSRFPFYACNVGYSLAQSAQGHGYMRRGLSMAKDYMFDVQNMHRLMAGYMPHNERSAGVLEHLGFVREGFAKDYLQINGKWEDHVLTALVNPNWQDKRSV; encoded by the coding sequence ATGGAAGATTCGAGTACGCAGCAACGTATTGATAAACGTGATGGCAACCTAATTTTACGAACGGCTGAGATCTATGATGCGAGCATGATCAGTGAGTACTTTCAGGTGAACAGAGAGTACCTTAAGCCTTGGGAACCGACCCGAGAGGGTGCGTTCTTTGACAGAGCGGATTGGGCTCAACGGCTGATTAAGTTAAACGAACTCCATAAATTGGGGCTAGGCTATTATTGCTTGTTGATTAATGCCGATTCAAATGAAATGTTAGGTACCATATCGTTCAGTAATTTGTCTCGTTTCCCGTTCTACGCTTGTAATGTCGGTTACTCATTGGCGCAAAGTGCACAGGGCCACGGTTACATGCGCAGAGGCTTGAGCATGGCTAAAGACTACATGTTTGATGTGCAGAACATGCACCGCTTAATGGCGGGCTACATGCCTCACAACGAACGAAGTGCGGGTGTATTAGAGCATCTTGGTTTTGTTCGAGAAGGTTTTGCCAAAGATTACCTACAGATTAACGGTAAATGGGAAGATCACGTGTTGACGGCACTGGTAAACCCAAACTGGCAAGATAAACGCTCCGTGTGA
- the pabB gene encoding aminodeoxychorismate synthase component I encodes MNNNEFRSIQIKPLEYQSTLAKQLFSHIESVPWAMLLRSASESHVDSRYDILVAQPIATFETIGLKTTVNVNETCEVSESDPFELLDQYQQQLLPATSEHPELPFIGGALGYFSYDLGRRVEALPSLAKRDISAPDMAVGLYEWAVIVDHKLKAAFLVGQNIDIHWDWLTQQQSPSQQAERTHQKFGLTTPWQSNMTEQSYANKFDSVQEYLLSGDCYQINLAQRFNAQYQGSEWLAYEKLEQYNSAPFSGFIRLAGCTILSVSPERFLELNSGTIETKPIKGTRPRSEDSMIDDANAQDLLTAEKDQAENLMIVDLLRNDIGRVAKPGSVHVPKLFDIESFPAVHHLVSTIRAELDVQYSAHDLLRACFPGGSITGAPKVRAMQIIEELEPHRRSAYCGSIGYISRNGRMDTSITIRTLVAENNTLYAWAGGGVVFDSDCVSEYQETLDKLSRILPVLATK; translated from the coding sequence ATGAATAACAACGAATTTCGCTCTATCCAAATCAAGCCGCTTGAATATCAATCAACTTTAGCTAAACAGCTGTTTTCTCATATTGAAAGCGTGCCGTGGGCAATGCTATTACGGTCGGCCTCAGAAAGCCACGTTGATAGTCGATACGACATTTTGGTTGCTCAACCCATCGCCACCTTTGAGACGATCGGTTTAAAAACGACCGTTAATGTTAACGAGACGTGCGAGGTTTCAGAGTCAGACCCTTTCGAACTACTCGACCAATATCAACAGCAATTACTACCCGCAACCAGTGAGCATCCTGAACTGCCTTTCATTGGTGGCGCTTTAGGCTATTTTAGCTACGATTTGGGACGACGAGTAGAAGCTCTGCCCTCTCTTGCTAAGCGTGATATTTCTGCGCCAGACATGGCGGTTGGATTGTATGAATGGGCTGTGATTGTTGATCATAAGCTTAAAGCTGCGTTCCTTGTTGGGCAAAACATTGATATCCATTGGGATTGGTTGACTCAACAACAATCGCCAAGCCAACAAGCAGAACGAACTCATCAGAAGTTTGGATTAACCACCCCATGGCAATCCAATATGACTGAACAAAGTTATGCCAATAAGTTCGATAGCGTTCAAGAGTACTTGTTATCGGGTGACTGTTATCAGATAAACCTTGCTCAGCGCTTCAATGCCCAATACCAAGGCAGTGAATGGCTCGCTTATGAAAAGTTAGAGCAGTACAACTCAGCTCCATTCTCTGGTTTTATCCGTTTAGCAGGCTGCACCATTCTCAGTGTCTCCCCTGAGCGTTTTTTAGAGCTCAATAGTGGCACCATTGAAACCAAGCCGATCAAAGGGACACGTCCTCGTTCTGAAGATTCCATGATTGATGACGCTAATGCTCAAGACCTGTTAACTGCTGAGAAAGATCAGGCAGAAAACCTGATGATTGTCGACCTCCTGCGCAATGACATAGGTCGAGTCGCTAAGCCGGGATCGGTTCATGTACCCAAGCTCTTCGATATAGAGAGTTTCCCTGCTGTGCACCACTTAGTGAGCACGATAAGGGCAGAGCTTGATGTCCAATATTCAGCACATGACCTATTAAGGGCTTGCTTTCCCGGGGGGTCGATTACCGGCGCTCCAAAAGTTCGCGCGATGCAGATCATTGAGGAGCTAGAGCCTCATCGTCGCTCGGCGTATTGCGGCAGTATCGGTTATATCAGCCGTAATGGCAGAATGGACACCAGCATTACGATTCGTACCCTAGTGGCAGAAAACAATACGCTTTATGCTTGGGCTGGAGGAGGTGTGGTATTTGATAGTGATTGCGTATCTGAATATCAAGAGACTCTGGATAAGTTAAGCCGTATCCTACCGGTATTAGCCACTAAATAG
- a CDS encoding Hsp70 family protein, with protein sequence MASPRFLVGIDLGTTNTVVAYCEINDDLQHAPVSLFDIDQLIGPGEVVRKPLLPSFRYHPAQGQISPSDLTMPWEPSLVEGDIQNVIVGEWARELGAKVEGRQVSSAKSWLSHQAVDRNSDILPWAGATDVDKVSPVVASASYLNHIRQAWNYRNPSNKLEDQDVVVTVPASFDETARKLTLEAAELAGLGKILLLEEPQAVCYDWYARHQQTAADELQQIPLILVCDVGGGTTDLSLIEASFNSSNGDDQELALDRIGVGEHLMLGGDNLDLALAHLAEQRFNQNKKLNASSLTKLIQQTRAAKESLLSADAPDDVKITMLGSGSKLLGGTKSIGLTKQEVHQIALEGFFPLSEFTEVPDKRRSAVVEFGLPYAADPAVSKHVAEFLATHQQVSKAALEKSDSVEFDDTKPAIPVGVLLNGGVFNSELVTERITQLLGNWNGAPITVLDNPHPDWSVALGAVAFGKARRGAQLKIGGGAARSYFLHLQEKNKMGKALCLLAKGTEEGQEIRLNSRRFSLTLGEPVRFNLLTSTHDQIAHDTAIQNGVMVNVDADLFSPLPPYISTLEGSGTAELQANQKERVEVLLACQLTEVGTLKMECVSTEDDSKRWLLEFEVRNKQGDESDTAKLHPRLDECKELISRLYSGNKKSAESKEIKTLSKDLEKRLGKRDEWDFTTLRHLFDTFSLGRKRRRRSEAHEKNWLRLAGYSLRPGFGDPTDSWRIEQIWGLYQQNIQFQNHQGWTDWWVFWRRVAGGLNQEQQETILADIAKYLHPGAMKNPKTAKDAQDNGYEAMVRLAASLEQLEVEDKVLLATWFLSKAINHNQFEQAHWWALGRLASRTPLYGSQHNVIPREQAEQWLPKLLDQNWQKEQMIAFAAVMICRKTGDRQFDISDDYRAQVLEKLKQSKVPESWLTLVSEVTELSESESKRVFGDALPSGLSLINS encoded by the coding sequence ATGGCATCTCCTCGTTTTTTAGTCGGCATTGACTTAGGCACAACGAATACTGTTGTCGCTTACTGTGAAATCAACGACGACCTACAACATGCTCCCGTTTCTCTTTTCGATATTGACCAACTCATCGGCCCCGGTGAAGTGGTTCGCAAGCCCCTACTTCCATCATTTCGTTATCATCCCGCACAAGGTCAGATCTCCCCTTCCGATCTCACCATGCCTTGGGAACCGAGCTTAGTTGAAGGCGATATTCAAAATGTCATCGTAGGCGAATGGGCACGAGAATTAGGTGCTAAGGTTGAAGGTCGCCAAGTATCGAGTGCTAAAAGCTGGTTATCTCACCAAGCGGTTGATCGTAACTCCGACATTCTGCCGTGGGCAGGCGCAACTGACGTCGATAAGGTGTCTCCTGTTGTCGCAAGCGCAAGCTACCTAAACCACATCCGCCAAGCATGGAACTACCGTAACCCAAGCAACAAGCTTGAAGACCAAGACGTTGTGGTAACTGTTCCCGCTTCATTCGATGAGACAGCACGTAAGCTGACACTCGAAGCGGCAGAACTGGCGGGCTTAGGTAAGATTCTGTTACTCGAAGAGCCGCAAGCCGTTTGTTATGACTGGTATGCCCGTCACCAACAAACCGCTGCAGATGAACTTCAACAGATCCCGCTGATTCTAGTGTGTGATGTTGGTGGCGGTACTACCGATTTAAGTTTGATCGAAGCAAGCTTCAACTCAAGCAATGGCGATGACCAAGAACTCGCACTCGACCGTATCGGCGTTGGTGAGCACTTGATGCTAGGGGGTGATAACCTCGATTTAGCCCTTGCTCACCTTGCAGAGCAACGCTTCAATCAAAACAAAAAGCTGAATGCGTCTAGCCTAACCAAGCTTATTCAACAGACTCGCGCCGCAAAAGAGAGCCTGCTTTCTGCTGATGCGCCAGACGATGTGAAGATCACCATGCTGGGCAGTGGTTCAAAACTGCTTGGTGGTACGAAGAGTATTGGTTTAACCAAACAAGAAGTTCATCAGATTGCTCTGGAAGGTTTCTTCCCACTTTCTGAATTCACTGAAGTGCCAGACAAACGCCGCAGCGCGGTGGTTGAGTTCGGCCTGCCCTACGCAGCAGATCCTGCGGTAAGTAAGCACGTTGCCGAATTCCTAGCGACACATCAACAAGTATCTAAAGCCGCATTGGAAAAGTCAGACTCTGTTGAGTTTGATGATACCAAACCTGCAATTCCTGTTGGTGTACTACTCAACGGTGGTGTGTTCAACAGTGAGCTTGTCACCGAACGTATTACTCAACTACTGGGCAATTGGAACGGTGCACCAATCACCGTCTTAGATAACCCTCACCCTGACTGGTCTGTAGCCCTTGGTGCTGTAGCTTTTGGTAAAGCACGCCGTGGTGCACAACTGAAAATCGGTGGCGGTGCCGCTCGTTCTTACTTCTTGCATCTACAAGAGAAGAACAAGATGGGCAAAGCGCTTTGTCTGCTTGCCAAAGGTACTGAAGAAGGCCAAGAAATACGCTTAAACAGCCGTCGTTTCTCGCTGACTTTAGGTGAGCCAGTACGATTTAATCTACTGACTTCAACCCACGATCAAATTGCTCATGACACCGCTATTCAAAATGGTGTGATGGTCAATGTCGACGCTGACTTGTTCTCCCCTCTTCCACCGTATATTTCAACACTGGAAGGTTCAGGTACTGCAGAGCTCCAAGCCAACCAAAAAGAACGCGTCGAAGTATTGCTCGCGTGTCAATTAACAGAAGTCGGCACACTGAAAATGGAGTGTGTGAGTACAGAAGATGACTCTAAACGTTGGTTGCTCGAGTTTGAAGTCAGAAACAAGCAAGGCGATGAGTCTGATACCGCTAAACTTCACCCAAGGCTGGATGAATGTAAGGAATTGATTTCTCGTCTGTACAGCGGCAACAAGAAGAGTGCTGAATCGAAAGAGATCAAAACACTATCGAAAGATCTTGAGAAACGACTCGGTAAGCGTGATGAATGGGACTTCACGACCCTTCGCCATCTGTTTGATACCTTTTCATTAGGTCGTAAACGCCGTCGTCGTTCAGAAGCACACGAGAAGAACTGGCTGCGTTTGGCGGGTTACTCGCTGCGTCCAGGCTTTGGCGATCCGACTGACTCATGGCGTATCGAACAAATTTGGGGCCTTTACCAACAAAACATTCAGTTCCAGAACCACCAAGGTTGGACGGACTGGTGGGTATTCTGGCGTCGAGTTGCGGGTGGCCTGAATCAAGAGCAGCAAGAGACCATCTTGGCTGATATCGCGAAGTACCTTCACCCAGGTGCAATGAAGAACCCTAAAACGGCTAAAGATGCACAAGACAATGGTTATGAAGCCATGGTGAGATTAGCAGCATCACTTGAGCAACTTGAAGTGGAAGACAAGGTTCTATTAGCGACTTGGTTCTTAAGCAAAGCGATTAACCATAATCAGTTCGAACAGGCTCACTGGTGGGCTCTGGGTCGCTTAGCGTCTCGCACACCGTTATACGGAAGCCAACACAACGTCATTCCAAGAGAGCAAGCAGAACAGTGGTTACCAAAGCTGCTTGACCAGAATTGGCAGAAAGAGCAGATGATTGCCTTCGCGGCTGTGATGATTTGTCGTAAGACGGGTGACCGTCAGTTCGATATCTCTGATGACTACCGTGCTCAAGTTCTTGAAAAGTTAAAGCAAAGCAAGGTGCCAGAGTCTTGGCTAACGCTAGTAAGTGAAGTTACTGAGCTTTCTGAGAGCGAGTCTAAGCGCGTGTTTGGTGATGCATTACCAAGCGGCTTGAGCCTAATTAATAGCTAG